The following proteins are encoded in a genomic region of Dioscorea cayenensis subsp. rotundata cultivar TDr96_F1 chromosome 8, TDr96_F1_v2_PseudoChromosome.rev07_lg8_w22 25.fasta, whole genome shotgun sequence:
- the LOC120267521 gene encoding nuclear transcription factor Y subunit B-3-like: protein MADSDNESGGQNASYGMGNSEHSSAKEQDRFLPIANVSRIMKKGLPANAKISKDAKETVQECVSEFISFITGEASDKCQREKRKTINGDDLLWAMTTLGFEEYAEPLKVYLHKFREMEGEKAGASSSFQSHQKDSYGGGAGGGGNSVSGGAGGGYGSGGMYSGQQHHHMYGLGMGGKGN from the coding sequence ATGGCGGATTCAGACAACGAATCAGGAGGGCAGAACGCGAGCTATGGCATGGGGAACAGCGAGCATTCATCAGCGAAAGAGCAGGATAGGTTCCTTCCAATCGCCAACGTAAGCAGGATCATGAAGAAGGGGCTTCCAGCGAACGCCAAGATCTCCAAAGACGCCAAGGAGACAGTCCAAGAGTGCGTCTCCGAGTTCATCAGCTTCATCACCGGCGAGGCTTCCGACAAGTGCCAACGCGAGAAGCGCAAGACCATCAATGGCGACGATCTCCTTTGGGCGATGACAACTCTAGGCTTTGAAGAGTACGCTGAACCTCTCAAGGTTTATCTTCACAAGTTCCGGGAGATGGAGGGCGAGAAAGCCGGCGCCTCCTCCTCCTTCCAATCTCACCAAAAGGACAGCTACGGCGGCGGTGCCGGCGGAGGAGGGAACAGTGTAAGCGGCGGCGCCGGCGGCGGTTATGGTAGTGGAGGGATGTATAGCGGGCAGCAACACCACCATATGTATGGTTTGGGCATGGGCGGGAAGGGTAACTAA
- the LOC120266386 gene encoding ACT domain-containing protein ACR4-like has translation MEADLSCSWDSDDEYEKFIQLMNPPRVVIDNETSTTATIVRVDSANKYGILLEVVQVLTDLNLIIKKAYITSDGGWFMDVFNVTDRDGKKLSDEATTSGIVDYIRKSLESDSCFISSRRRLVDVAPSVNHTSIELSGTDRPGLLSEVSAVLTDLKCNVVNAEVWTHNDRAAAVMHVTDDATGLAITDPERLYKIKELLCNVLKGSNKTRGAKTAVAMGVTHTDRRLHQLMLADRDYERSGQDSPSGNARPNVTVVKWYDKDYSLVTIRCKDRPKLLFDTVCTLTDMQYVVFHGNVDAEKPEAYQEFYIKHIDGSPVNSEAERRRVAQCLEAAIERRVSEGLKLELCTGDKIGLLSEVTRIFRENSLTVTRAEITTRGGKAVNTFYVRDAAGYPVDSKIISAIRQAIGQTILQVKDHYKCPKSPPQESPPRFLFGSLFKSRPFYNFGFG, from the exons ATGG AAGCAGATCTGAGCTGTTCTTGGGATAGTGATGATGAGTATGAGAAGTTCATTCAACTAATGAATCCACCGAG GGTTGTGATTGACAATGAAACTAGCACCACTGCAACTATTGTTAGG GTTGATAGCGCAAACAAGTATGGAATCCTTTTGGAAGTAGTTCAGGTCCTCACGGACCTGAATCTAATCATAAAGAAAGCATATATAACCTCTGATGGAGGGTGGTTCATGGATG TTTTCAATGTTACCGATCGAGATGGGAAGAAGCTTAGTGATGAAGCTACAACAAGTGGAATTGTTGATTATATCCGCAAG TCATTGGAATCAGATTCCTGTTTCATATCTTCTCGGAGACGATTGGTGGATGTAGCACCTTCTGTGAACCATACATCCATTGAGCTATCTGGGACAGACAGACCAGGATTGCTGTCTGAAGTGAGTGCTGTGCTCACTGATTTAAAGTGCAATGTGGTGAATGCTGAAGTCTGGACTCACAATGACAGGGCTGCTGCCGTAATGCATGTGACAGATGATGCAACTGGTTTAGCTATTACAGATCCAGAAAGGCTTTATAAAATCAAAGAGCTCCTCTGCAATGTACTTAAGGGAAGCAATAAGACTCGTGGAGCCAAGACAGCTGTGGCTATGGGGGTCACACACACAGATCGGAGGCTTCACCAGTTGATGTTGGCCGATCGAGATTATGAGAGGTCTGGTCAGGATTCTCCAAGTGGTAATGCAAGGCCTAATGTGACTGTTGTCAAATGGTATGATAAGGATTACTCCTTGGTCACAATTCGATGTAAGGATAGGCCAAAGCTTCTCTTTGACACGGTTTGCACATTGACGGACATGCAATATGTTGTTTTCCATGGGAATGTTGATGCAGAGAAACCTGAAGCCTACCAG GAGTTTTATATTAAGCACATAGATGGATCACCTGTCAACTCAGAAGCTGAGAGAAGGCGAGTAGCACAATGCCTTGAAGCTGCTATTGAGAGGAGAGTATCTGAG GGTTTGAAGCTAGAGCTGTGCACAGGTGATAAAATTGGTTTATTATCTGAAGTCACTCGAATCTTCCGTGAAAACAGCTTGACGGTCACTAGAGCAGAAATCACAACTAGAGGAGGCAAAGCAGTTAATACTTTCTATGTTCGTGATGCTGCAGGGTATCCCGTTGATTCAAAGATCATTAGTGCCATAAGACAGGCAATTGGCCAGACTATACTCCAAGTCAAGGATCACTACAAATGCCCCAAATCTCCTCCTCAGGAGTCCCCCCCACGTTTCCTCTTTGGTAGCCTTTTCAAATCACGTCCTTTCTATAATTTCGGCTTTGGTTAG